The DNA segment TGCGCCAAACGGTCGCTGCGCTCCCACCCCCGGATCAATCCCTCCACTCAGCCTTCCGACGTCGCCCGTGGATCAAGATCAAGATCAAGAGCGACAGCCGAGCTTGCGCTCATCCTGGAGTGGGGCGGCTGCGCCGCGTGCGGGTTGTACTTATCTTCCCTGTAGGAGCTGCCGCAGGCTGCGATCTTTTTGGATTTACTTTGTAATGGGTAGCCTGCCAGTGATCACAAATTTATCGAACACTTTCTGACCATCACGCGCGGCCTTTCGAACATCAAGGAATGTCAGTTCATCACGAACTTTCTGTTTGTGGGTTTTTTGCGTGGGGTACGTATTCATGCTGGCCGATCTGCGTGATTGAGTAGCGACCGGCAAACGATAGAACTTGGCTGCACCGAGCACCAGTCGGCGCATTCTGGCGCAGTTGTAGGCAGTGTCTGCATTGCTTGAGTGAGATCGTCGTTAGCAGAGAAGGCCTCATCGCGAGCAGGCTCGCTCCCACATTTGGAAGGCATTTCCCTGTGGGAGTGAGCCTGCTCGCGATTGCGATCTGCCAAGCACCATCACTTTCAGACCAGCAACAAAAAACCCGGAAGCTTTCGCCTTCCGGGCTTTGAAGATCAAAAGATCGCAGCCTGCGGCAGCTCCTACATTGGAATGCATGTTCCTGTAGGCGCTGCCGTAGGCTGCGATCTTTTGTTTTTAGCGGTTAAACCGCTCCACCAACGAATACTGCGTGTTCGCCGTCTTCGTCAGCTCTTCACTCAACAACGCCGAGTTATGTGCCTGTTCCGAGGTCTGGTCCGCCAACTCCGAAATATTGCTGATGTTGCGGCTGATTTCTTCAGCCACCGCACTTTGCTCTTCGGTCGCCGCAGCGATCTGGGTGGTCATGTCGGTGATGTTGGCCACTGCTTCGCTGATACCGACCAGTGCCTGATCCGCTTCCAGTACCCGCGCCACGCCTTCTTCGGCCTGACGATGCCCGGCTTCCATGGTTTGTACGGCGCTGGACGCAGTCTGTTGCAACTTGGCGATCAGGGCATGAATCTGCCCGGTCGATTCGCTGGTGCGTTGCGCCAGTTGGCGGACTTCGTCGGCGACTACGGCAAAACCACGGCCCATTTCGCCGGCACGTGCCGCTTCGATGGCGGCGTTGAGCGCGAGCAGGTTGGTCTGGTCGGCGATGCCTTTGATCACATCCACCACGCCGCCGATTTCGTCGCTGTCCTTGGCCAGTTGGGTGACGGTCAGGCCAGTTTCACCGACCACTACCGACAGGCGCTGGATGGCTTCGCGGGTTTCGCCAGCGATGTCGCGGCCGCGACCGGTCAGGCGATTGGCTTCCTGCGTCGCGTCGGCAGTGCGCTGCACGTGGCTCGCCACTTCTTGCGTGGTGGCAGCCATCTGGTTGACGGCGGTGGCGACCTGTTCGGTTTCCACGCGCTGACGTTCCAGACCGCTGGAGCTGTTGTGCGCCAGGGCGTCGGACTGCTTGGCCTGATCAGTCAGGTGTTCGGCGGTGTCCTGCAGACGGGTCAGGCAGGTTTTCAGGCGGGCTTCCTGGCTGAGGATCGACATTTCCAGACGCGCCTGCGCGCCACGGCTGTCGGTGTACATCTGTGCGATCAGCGGGTCGGAGGTGGTCTGTTCGGCCAGGCGCAGCAGGCGCTTGAGCCCGCGTTGTTGCCATTGCAGGCCCATCAGGCCCAGCGGTACCGACAGACCAGCGGCCAGGGCGAAGCCCCAGTGCGAGTTCAGGGTCGCGCCGATCACGAAGCTCAGTTGGCTGACCAGAATGAACGGCAGCCAGTCCTGCAGCACCGGCAGCCATTTGTCGCTGGAAGGAATTGCCGACTTGCCCTGGTTGATGCGTTGGTAGAGCGCTTCGGCACGGCGGATCTGTTCGGCGGTGGGTTTGATCCGCACCGACTCGTAACCGACCACCTGATTGCCGTCGAACACCGGTGTCACGTAGGCGTTGACCCAGTAATGGTCACCGGATTTGCAGCGATTCTTGACAATGCCCATCCATGGCAAGCCTTGTTTCAGTGTGCCCCACATGTGCGAAAACACCGCCGCCGGGACGTCGGGGTGACGAACCAGGTTGTGCGGCGCACGGATCAGCTCTTCACGCGAAAACCCGCTGATTTCGACGAAAGCGTCGTTGCAGTAGGTGATCACGCCTTTGGCGTCGGTTGTGGAAATCAACCGCTGCTGAGCCGGGAAAGTCCGTTCGCGTTGTGTAATGGGCTGGTTATTACGCATGGTTTTTCAATCCGCAAGGCTTTGAAAGGTTGTCGGCGCTGTCAGGAAATTATTGAAGTTTTTTTTCAGATATAAGTACGGCGTCGCAAAACCGCTCTTGCTTCAAGCGGCCAGCATCGGATAGGTGAACAGCGCAAAATGCAGCAGGTTCAGCCCGAAATGCGTGGCGATCGCTGCCGCCAATCCACCGAAACGGTAAGCCAGACCGTAGCCGACACCCGCCAGCCCCGCGAGCAACACCCAGTGCCAGCCAGCACCCGCATGTGCCAGGCCGAAGATCAGCGGCGCCAGCAGCAGGGCGAGATTGTCGCCGTGGGGCAGGTGCTTGAACAGGCGGCTCAGGCCTCCCTGTATATAGCCGCGAAACAGCGCCTCCTCGACCAGGGTCACCAGCAGCAGATTGTTCAGCAGCCACAGCCACGCCTGATCGGGCCACTTCGGCGCCCAGGCAATCATGCCGAACAGAAGCGCTCCGCCCAGCGCCATTACGGCGCTCAACGTCAGGCCCAAGACGCTGGCGAACACCGTCAGACGCAGCGAGCGTGCCGCGACGATCCACGGGCAGGCCAGCAACAGCCAGAAGCCGAGCAAGGGTTTGTCCAGATTGAGGTACATCACGAAAGGCACGGCGTCGTCGGTGAAGCGCATCCGGGCGATGGCCCGACCGTTGTCGAACCCCGGCAACCAGTGCAGCGCCAGCGACAGGGCGAGGAAGATAAACAGCGCGTGTCCCAGCAACCGCGCCACCGGCACCTGCTGTTGGCGCACGGCGAAACCGGCCACCAGCAACAATCCGACCGAGATCAGCGCGAGCCAGCCGAGGTGGCCAATGCTCAGCGCCCACCCGTAACCGAGACTGAGAAGCGCCAGATAGACCCATGGCAACGCCTTCATCGAAAGTCCTTGTGCAGAATTTTGTGGAAGGGCTTTCTACACGGGTGGGGGCGTTGGGACAAGTCAAGGTGTGGCGGGAGCTGGGGACAGACTCCAAACCTTAGGCCATCCCCAAAACCCATTGTGGGAGCGGGCTTGCTCGCGAAAGCGGTGTATCAGACAACATCCATGTCGCCTGACACACCCTCTTCGCGAGCAAGCCCGCTCCCACAGTAGATCTGTGTGTGGCTGAGGAATCAGCGCAAATCGAGCTTCGCCGCAGCGCGCTCGGTGATTTCCGTGCGCAGTTTCAACGACGCCGCTGCACGATTACGAGCCTCTTCGACGACAGCACTCGGCGCTGTCTGCGGGCTGCCCGATTCAAACGGCGGTGCCGGCGCATATTCCAGTTGCAGCTGGATCAACTGCGCCGCCTCGGCTCCCACCAGTTCGGCGGCCAGCACCAGCGCAAAGTCGATCCCCGCGGTAATCCCGCCACCGGTAAACAGATTGCCGTCGCGCACCACCCGGTCCTGCACCGCAATCGCGCCGAGTTTCGGCAGCAGTTCGTGATAGGCCCAGTGGGTGGTCGCGCGTTTGCCTTTCAGCAGTCCCGCCGCGCCCAGCACCAGCGAACCGGTGCACACCGACGTCACATACCTGGCCTGCGCCGCCTGACGCTTGATGAAGCCCAGCGTCTGCTCATCTTCCATCAGCGGCCCGACCCCGGCGCCGCCGGGAATGCAGATCACATCCAGATTCGGGCAGTCGTCGAAGGTGGTGGTCGGTTTCAGCAGCAGGCCGGTGCTGGCGGTGACCGGCACCAGATCTTTCCAGATCAGATGCACCTGCACGTCCGGCAGCGAGGCCAGCACGTCATAGGGGCCGGTCAGGTCCAGTTGCTGCACCTGTGGAAACAACAGAAAACCGATCTGCAACGTCATGGGGGATTTCTCCATTTGAGGGGTGGACGGCTTCACTGTAGGCGCGTAGGTTCTGGCGCATACGCCAATCACCCCACGAATTACGCCAAATGCCCAAAGTCATCCATGTACTCGCGTTTGCCAACATGCAGATTCTCGATGTCACCGGCCCGCTGCAAGTGTTCGCCTCGGCCAACGACATCGCCCGCCAACGCGGCTTGCCCGTGCCGTATGCGCCGTCGGTGATTGCCTGCGAAGGCGGGGCGGTGATGTCCTCGGCGGGGCTGGCGGTGCTCGCCGAACCGTTGCCGCAAGACGCCAGCGACACGCTGATTATCGCGGGTGGTTGGGGGATCTATCCGGCATCCGAAGATGAGTCGCTGGTGGATTGGGTACGCGAGCACGCAGCGAAATGTCGACGCGTGGCCTCGGTGTGTACGGGGGCATTTCTACTGGCGGCCAGCGGCTGGCTCGACGGACGTCGCGTGGTCACCCACTGGACCCGTTGCG comes from the Pseudomonas sp. RSB 5.4 genome and includes:
- a CDS encoding PAS domain-containing methyl-accepting chemotaxis protein — encoded protein: MRNNQPITQRERTFPAQQRLISTTDAKGVITYCNDAFVEISGFSREELIRAPHNLVRHPDVPAAVFSHMWGTLKQGLPWMGIVKNRCKSGDHYWVNAYVTPVFDGNQVVGYESVRIKPTAEQIRRAEALYQRINQGKSAIPSSDKWLPVLQDWLPFILVSQLSFVIGATLNSHWGFALAAGLSVPLGLMGLQWQQRGLKRLLRLAEQTTSDPLIAQMYTDSRGAQARLEMSILSQEARLKTCLTRLQDTAEHLTDQAKQSDALAHNSSSGLERQRVETEQVATAVNQMAATTQEVASHVQRTADATQEANRLTGRGRDIAGETREAIQRLSVVVGETGLTVTQLAKDSDEIGGVVDVIKGIADQTNLLALNAAIEAARAGEMGRGFAVVADEVRQLAQRTSESTGQIHALIAKLQQTASSAVQTMEAGHRQAEEGVARVLEADQALVGISEAVANITDMTTQIAAATEEQSAVAEEISRNISNISELADQTSEQAHNSALLSEELTKTANTQYSLVERFNR
- a CDS encoding CPBP family intramembrane glutamic endopeptidase; this encodes MKALPWVYLALLSLGYGWALSIGHLGWLALISVGLLLVAGFAVRQQQVPVARLLGHALFIFLALSLALHWLPGFDNGRAIARMRFTDDAVPFVMYLNLDKPLLGFWLLLACPWIVAARSLRLTVFASVLGLTLSAVMALGGALLFGMIAWAPKWPDQAWLWLLNNLLLVTLVEEALFRGYIQGGLSRLFKHLPHGDNLALLLAPLIFGLAHAGAGWHWVLLAGLAGVGYGLAYRFGGLAAAIATHFGLNLLHFALFTYPMLAA
- the inhA gene encoding isonitrile hydratase — its product is MTLQIGFLLFPQVQQLDLTGPYDVLASLPDVQVHLIWKDLVPVTASTGLLLKPTTTFDDCPNLDVICIPGGAGVGPLMEDEQTLGFIKRQAAQARYVTSVCTGSLVLGAAGLLKGKRATTHWAYHELLPKLGAIAVQDRVVRDGNLFTGGGITAGIDFALVLAAELVGAEAAQLIQLQLEYAPAPPFESGSPQTAPSAVVEEARNRAAASLKLRTEITERAAAKLDLR